The segment aaaatttatcattttatattgCAAATGGTTTATGGACAACTAGTTGTAACTAGTAACTTAATTTGTCATTATATAAGATGTGACAAACATTGTCTCGGATGTGGAGCATATAATGAAATTATTAACTATGGCATTTCTGAAAGTCCACAAGCTATACAAACATGGTCTCTAGCAGTAACCTCATCTCTGCATTTGATATCCTCTAACTTACGTCACTACACAAATATGGATTATCGTTTCTAGagaaataataatattgaaGACCCATATTTGGATAGAGATCTAGGATAATCTTACATATTTGGAAAATGAAAAATGACAAATTGTTCAGAGGAATAAACGAAAACACATTGAAAACTGTTAGACATGCAGaatcaaaatgtcatatttggtTTGAGACTCACAATAAAAGAGAGGAAATACAATCTTCTAAACAAACTGTAACCTCTAAAATATGACTGGGGGCTCATAAACACATGACAAACTCTTTaatggtttcagaaccagaaaCCAAAGGAGAAGAGTTTCATCTTTACATACCGAAATTGGAACCCTTTCTTAGACTATAGAGTGCATGCTATACACATGTTGGCTTTTGGCACATAATGTAAAAACCTAATTTCAATGATTCAAAAttcgaaaataaaattaagtttttccACCAAactaaaaaactataaaaatgaAGGATAGAATTTACTGATTTGTCTATTGTATATCATCTTCGCACTGAAAATGTTTCTTCAGATTCATCAATTAAGatatcataaaaaatataagaaattgtGTTATACTATTTATTTGTAGATCGCCTCAAATTTGAATAATAGAACAATCGTTTAAtgagaaaaaagagaaatactCTAGCATAGCactaaaaacgtttttttacaaatatagactccaaatatcaaaatgaccaaaatattttattaaagaggTAAATATACACTTATATTCTTAGGATTAATTAATTCAAAccttagagtttagagttaacTAGTGGAGTTTTAAGGCTAacgtttaaaattttataaaataaaaaataaatattaaaatttgaaaattaaaatttgaaaaatagtttcaaaaagtattttcgaattataaaaaaaatttgaaaaaaaaaatttaaaaaattgaaaaatatgtttccagaaaaaaatattttataaaaaattccgaatctgaaaaatataatatgaaactattaaaaaattattattattttttaatttatttatttgtatttataggTAATAGCATCTTTTTACctattaaatgaaacatttcGGTCACCTTTCTacataaaatctatttttatgacaaaaacttgaaaataatctattttgaagaattgccaaaacaaaaaaaaactttcagaTCAAAGGAACACTATGTCCATGAGATGCCTTTAAAggaaataaatacattttacagCTTAACTTGGAGGTGTAGCAGAATCTATGATATAGACAGAAACAGTGTTAGCACAAATGGAGTTGGTCTCGGGAACAACACTACTAAAACACCAATGCTTTCTAATGCTTTAACATCAAATGTGAAATTAACTGAATCCAACAGGAgaagacataaaaaaaaaaatttgagaatCGGTTTGTTTTCTGCAAAGGACTAATCTTCAGTTTCTTTCAACTCTAGTACTTCTACTTCTTTCTGAAGGCAATCTCATATCAAGTGTTGACAGAACTTGCGGCATTGACATTCCTCCTGACACTACGATCTCTGTAGATAAATGAATCACACCCAAAAGATCAGAACATAACACTTCTCAACGTTTTTAACGGTGAAATTAAATTGATCTTTTTTCCCTAACCTATGCCTTCCCTTACTGAGAGATTTGGTCTGATCACATCCTTTGTACTTACAAGGAACACATCCCCGATGTAAAGGTGATTTGTCGGAACATATACACAGCAAAGTTCCTCTTCATCCGAGTAAGTCTGCAAGGATTTATAAATTCTGTTTAGACCTGAAAGAAAAAGGTCAAGAGAGTTTCTTGAAACAGACCTGGAGAACAAGGGTGGATGTGATGAACCCAATAGCGTATTCACCAATACGTGGATGTCTTATGATGGCGACTTCTTTGAAAGCCTGCGTGTTTTGATCTGTAATAGAATTAATGGGTGAgataaaaagtaatatataatcaaGACACTCCAGCAAAACAGAGAGAAACCTGGTGAAATGGCAGTACTGATTTGCTTGGAGGCGTTGTAGATGTGGCGAACAAATGGCATCCGCTTGATAAACCACTCTCCCAAATTAAGAACCGAAGTCCCCAACCATGAGGACATGAACACTCCAACCAAGAAGATAAATGTAATGGATGTGATAAACCCAAGTCCTGAAAAACCAAATTGGCTGACATTAAAGATTTATCTTCAATTTGATTCTCATAGATAGTTAGGCCGTagtgagaagaagaagcagaccAAAAATGTTAATTCCGAGGTGAGCATAAATAGGGGAGAAGAAGCCATCAACGAAATGAATAAACCACCAGGTGATATAGAAAGTGATGGCCATTGGAAGCAAGATAACACTGCAGGAAGCAACAAAACAAAGGCAGTTTTTGCTTAGGGgtaaaaatggaaactaaatCCTCAAGCTAAGGTAAGAAGGTTCATACCATCCAGTCATAAACTTCTTTGATGTCCAGCTTCTTATCAACTTGGCAAACGTCTAAAACATGAAACAATTCTCAGTTAGACACACAACATCAGAGCACAGATCATAGTTTCTTGAAATCTTTATCTGTTCAAATCCTAAGCTAACTCTGGAAATCTCAGCAACCATAATATACAATCTAATTCAACAAAACTCGATAGAAATATATAAACCCTAAGGACGTATAGctaggggggggggggggggggagggaaGGAAGCTATAACCTCCTGACCAGcgttgtgagaagaagaagaggaagatgaggGTTTAGGTGTGGCATCGTTGTCATCTTCGCCGACAGGAATCAGAAGCTCCCGATCTCGGTTAGCCATGACGATCCCGGGTTTCGCGTCTCCCATAAACAGTGAAGGAAGCAGAGAGAGATCAACGATTGGAGGAATAGTCAAAGCTTCAACGACGCCAGAAAATCCCTAATCTGATTCGACGGTCAGAGAGATTATCTGTTTACAGTCTGTTTCGGAAATTTGttattaacttcttttttttcaacttaTAAAATGTCTCTAATCATTTTAATTCGTTATTATTCGAAAACAATTAGC is part of the Raphanus sativus cultivar WK10039 chromosome 5, ASM80110v3, whole genome shotgun sequence genome and harbors:
- the LOC108857391 gene encoding protein LIKE COV 1 — translated: MGDAKPGIVMANRDRELLIPVGEDDNDATPKPSSSSSSSHNAGQETFAKLIRSWTSKKFMTGCVILLPMAITFYITWWFIHFVDGFFSPIYAHLGINIFGLGFITSITFIFLVGVFMSSWLGTSVLNLGEWFIKRMPFVRHIYNASKQISTAISPDQNTQAFKEVAIIRHPRIGEYAIGFITSTLVLQTYSDEEELCCVYVPTNHLYIGDVFLVSTKDVIRPNLSVREGIEIVVSGGMSMPQVLSTLDMRLPSERSRSTRVERN